GAACGAGTGGGCACTTACGAGGCATCGCTTTCAAGGATGTGAAGAGCTCATCGATTTCCTTTACAAAATCTTCAGTTCCCGTGCACCTGAAACATATGTATACAATTCTTATGAGACAGATATATGTGCTAGACAGATGACTACTGGCAAACTAGGAGCTAATGAAGCATAAGCTCTTGGAAATCATTTCATGCAACCTATACCTGGTTGAGGCAACTTGCACTGTTTCGGTCGAAACATGTGTGGTTGCCTGCACTGTTGCTTCAGCTGGAGCATCTTGTTCAGAGGACGCCGCAATCAGGGGGGCACCATGTATACTGCAATATGTGTAAAATAGTTACCACACCTAGTAAGCAGGAGccaaataaacacaaaaaagctTGTAACATTGCCCATGAGCACAGCAGGTTTTGCATGCTCATGTTGTCTGAACTGTAAAAACTTCCAGCCAGCGCGCAGGCTACAACACTTGCATTGTGAAATCGTAGTCGTGCAAGGGACTAAAGAGGGATAAGCTCTCTATTTTTCAACAAGAGAGAGTGACTGTTCACAACTATGAGAACTTGTTCAAGAGCTTGAAGAACATATGCCTACCTCAAAACAGTCTGTCCGTTTTCAATGTTTGAAGCTTGTGATGGGCAAAGGCTGCTAGTCCGCGAGATCCTCTCCAGGCCAAAAGTCACGGCTCTAGCATCCAGACAGTCGTTACCGCCAGACATTTGGCGCAAAGAACTGAAGAGGAGCTCAACGGGGTCGCTTGAGAGGTTCCTTGTTAAAACATAAAAGAAGCCGTTCTCGAGGAGGTACTTAATGCATAATACAGTGGATTTGCTTGTTAGCAAAAGAGCTTCATAAGTTTCAGCACTAAGAAACTTTTTCCCGCTACTTTTACAGGCGTTGCAGATAGTTTCGAGGTAGTTGGGAAACTCCTCCTCCAGCCACTGTAGGCGTTCGTCAGTAGCGCAAAAGAAGTGCATTTGGTCAGGCTTCCTCTTATGCACATGGGCTGTTCGGTTTGCCACATTGTGGATAGAAAACCACTTCTGTATCATCTTCATGAAGAATACTGTTGCGTCTGCATTTCTGAACTGTTCCGCCTGAGGGTGGTAACCGGGATAGTCTTTCAAAAAGGAAAGCGCCTAGATGACTTCATCAGAAAATAGTTGCACGGCTCTTCCCACATGCATTTTCTCGAAATTCGTAGGCTTTATATGCTTCTGTGTCAGAAATCGAACTGGTTTTACGATTTCGTGTTTTTGAAGAACATAGAGCTGCTTCACAAATTGCCCAGTAATTGGCTGGCTTCCATCCGTCATGTCCCCCTCCAGCAAAAGGCTTCACACGTTTTTTATAATATGACACTGGTCAAAGGACAAGAAAAGGCGTCTTTCTGGATCGCATGGATGACTGACCACTGGCTTGAGGGAGCCGTTGCCCAGGTGGCGCATCATTGTAACGTTAATCTTGTGGTTATCGGTTACAATTCGGGTGACGTAGAGCCCACACTTCTCAACTTCAGCAATCACTTCTTGTGTCAGGTGATACAAGAGCTTTCCACTCAATCGGTTAGTGAAGAAAAAGCCTCAAGGAATTTTGTACGACGTGGATAGGCCTGTTGCAACAAAACACAGCACTTTGTTCGCAAGCACGATGTTGTTTACATTCTCTTCTGTCCCAACATCTTTCACAGTCTGCTGACCAAAAAAGCAGTCCATCTTGCGATCGTAAATGTATTTAGAACTTATAGCCATTTCATCTACAATAATTGAGCAAAATCGCGCTTGCTCATTCAGTTGCCCCACCTCTTCCTTTAGGCGTTCTTTCATCACTGGCGTGATTCCACTTTCACTGTTGGATTTGCCAACATAGCGAAGGAGAGtattttttgaaggcagtttCAATAGGCCTCTGTTACGTATGTAGCGGTATCCCTTCGGGGACAAGTAGTACAAAACTACACATTCACGGACAAAGTCTGGTGACCACACGGGCCGTTGCCTTGACGCGTTGCCGATCTGTTCTATTAGGCAGTCTTCTAAGCAAAACTGAGATGTGCCCACCTTGTCCAAGCACTTTCTCGGAGCCGTGTGCAGAGTGTGGTTTTCAAAACCATTGAGCCTTTTTTTTAGGCGCCTGTTTTCTTGTTGCAGTCTCCTCATAGCATCTGCTTTCCTAAATAACTGCACTCTCATTCGGTTGATATTCCGTGAATCTGACTGCTTGCGCGGAAGGAGGTCATCGGTGGTTTGCGTTGCGCAATCAGCTGTCCCTCTAGACTGCGGCACTTCACCGACTGCATCTTGTGCACTTCTTTCCTCATATTGTGCACCTTTAGGATTTGCTTCTTCATCTCCTTCCAAAGGTGTGTGAGTCAGGCTATCTTGATAAACTAGAGGAAACGAGCAGGCAGAAGCCGACGAATCGCCTCTGTTTTTTTCGCGAGCACAGGCTGTATTAGCAGCTTCATCATGGCCGGTCGATAAATTAGCTGTCCTTTTCAGATCTGGAGGAGTATCCTGCGGCAGTCGCTCCAACTTGCGTCTTTTTCTTGGCTGTTGTGGCTGCATGTAGCTCGGGTAACCGGCGAACACGCTGGGAGCAGCGTCCCGTTTCAGGCGCCGCACCTTTGCGGACCCCGAAGAATAATCCGATTCTAAAAAGTGAAGGCTGCAGACGACACTGCTTGCGGACTTGTCATTTGGCACAAAATCTTTTCTTGATATGGCCTTCAGCCATGCTTGACAACGTTCCTCATTCGCAGGGAATTCATGAAAACTTAGTCCCCCTTTCTTTTTCCGGCTGGAGCGGCATAAAGGCACACAGCAGTACATTTGTCTGAAAAATAATGAAACAGCATTGCAGTGCAAAGCTATAATGGCAGATAACTGTGCAGTTTTCATCACACAACAAATAATGCAATAGCAGGATCATATTAGCTACGGGAAACCACGTTCACATATGCAACATACCAAAGCAAAGCTTGGGAGTAATTCTTGCTTCGAGAGCAAAATAGCTGAGCTCAGAACTACTGACTAGTGTAGTGGCGTATAAGTAATACGCGAGCGCTTATCTTGATTCATTATGTTGTTCGAGCCAGCGAGAGCTTCGCAGTCATATAGCGCGGCAACTTTTGTAACACGTGCACACACTCATAAAGAAAAAACTCAGCGCGATGGCATGCaatttagacgacatgctgcacGGTGAAAGCCTGCGTTGCACCCATCAACTCTTATATTACCACAAAAGCTGCATGCAGAAGCAATTCGCAACTGTTTAACAACGTACCTCAACTTCTTGGTCGCTTCAGGAAAGAGtcagaaaaaaacattcagcGTCGAAGCACACCAACAAAGCTGGTGCAGCGGCTGAAAGTGCAGGCAGTGCCGGCCGGGCGAGCGCCTCTCGATGCTTGGGCTAAGACCGCCACCTCGCGGCGTTTTAGGGAACTAGCAGTATTACACTCTTCTGCTGGGCGAGGCGCCGAATGGGACGGCCGGAGCAaaggcgcgcgccgccgccgtagCAGATCGCGGCGGCCACGACTTATTTATTATCTGCCTGCAAAGGCAATTCTCAGTGTTCTATTTCTCAAGTAACTAAAGGTCTGTGTTCTGCCTGGGTTTTGGCAGGTACATAGTGAAAGCAGAACATCATGTTACTGTTGTGTGTATGAGAAACTGTGCAAAGTGCTGTGGTGTCATTCTGTGCTGTTCTGCACTAGTGGTGCGGCCTTTGTGCGGTGCCATTGCCATGAGAGATCTATTGTGGCTAAGCAGCATGAGTGCAGGACCCAGAATGTGAGCCAGTGTGCAGATGAGCGCATCCAATGAAAGAGGACTACATGGTTGGCCACTGTGATTGGTGTGGCTGTCGGCCAACAGCTGCTCTGACGGTCATATCTAAAGCCCCTCATTTTCTGCGTTGTAAACAAAGAATCTGCAAAATTCCACCAGAAGCCTCCATCCCATTGACTTATTGTCACACTGGTTTACAGTCACGTGTGTTGCCAAGCGTCAACTTCAACGGAAGGGTTGATGCTCTGTGTTCCAACTTGACATGCAGTAACAAGGATTTGAGAAACTCTTTCTCATCCTGCCGTTTTCTGTatctgcctatggacaacaacaACAGGGCCTGATATTTTGGAAATGTCTGTGCATCGGACATATCCACTTTGGTTCTCTCTGATCGGCTGGTGCCCTAAATGCACCCTAAATGCAGAGATGATGGCTATGTAATGACAGTCGACCCGTCTCTCCTCCTGACATGACCTTGTCTAAAACAGCACTTGCTACTGCTTCGATAATTGTGGTGCAAAACGATTTTGCAGTACTCGTGCTATATATAGCTACGATTACTACCGTTGTGTTTGATGCAACACATCGCTTGTGTTTCATTTAAAGGACTGGGGGCTTTCGCGCAGCTAACTTAGTTTGACGGCAGTAAAAGCATTTTCAGTTTTTTGGAGAAACGTAATGCACCGCACACCTGTTTGGACATGGGCACACTTATTGGACGCTTCTGAAGTATAAGCTCAGCTTAGACTGTCGGTGCAGCATAGCGAGTGCAGTGTTTGGCAGGTGAGAGCCGTGCTCAAAAATTCCAGGAAAGGACCCTTCATTGTGGAAGGGCAGGAAGTGAGAGGCACAGTCCTCCACATTCACCACCTCAGTGCACATGGTGCAGCTGGGCCCAAATGCTTGCAGTGCTGTCCAAGACACTCACCACTGTCCATCAGCGGGTATATATGCAGACAGCCTCTCCGGAGGGGAATTTTCGTGGCGTCACTCACCTCCAAACAccacgctcggctgctggcaggAGCTGGTTCATCCTCCTCTGCCTCGGGAATTTTCACCTGTCGGGTGACCTCGAAAGGCCTGTTTTTCCACTTGATGCAATGCCAAAAGAGGGGCATCTGCTTCTGCATATGCCTGTGGAGTACACAGGGGTGCTGTCACATCTCCCatgagattttttttatttaatgttgCATTTGATGAGCAGTACATTAGCAACTAAGTGTATCAAAGCAAAGGTGGGTCAGAAGGCTCACTTAATTTGGAAACCGCGTCCCTGGAGCTTTCGGTTCTTTTAAAAAATTTGAGGGGACActtttaatgcccatatatgcggaattggattttacattcatagatccctgggagtactaCTCCTGCTGCTGCAGTGTTAGGCGATGCTCTGCAAAGgaaggtgctgccattggtggggcttgtgagacccaggttactTTTCCTGAGGAGCATCTCATGACCAATCATTCATTAAACTGCCATggtgtgcagtttgctcacaatccagtgggcaggttgccacctgccgccTCGGAGAtggttctctggggatttttcatgtatttttaGGCCACGGCCAACaatgccggcttttctgcgacatgggctCCTTAACGCCCTCGCATTAAAACCTCACTGCACTTCTCTAGACGTGATTGttgaaggtgcactaaagaagaaTCCTAAAAAGTTTTTTTACCGTGGGAACTCAATCTACACTCtcccgagcattcttagaaactttgaattgttgtcctgtgcggccgaacTCCCTTTTAAATCGAATTAGACGTCCCGGCtccccaccatttttttttctctcctacaAGAAGAGGAGTCAGCCAAAGCATGGAGTTCCTTTCAGCCAGTCATGtggtggcttcgctttcgctttcatTTAGTTTTTTAGGTTTCCGTGAATAAATACTTTCACTCGCAGACTACATAGCCTCAAATTAGGCAgagatggcagagcggcaagccaccaCGCGGCTGGCTGAAAGGCACCCCACGCGTTGGCCGACTCCTCCTTTTTTCGGAGGCGAGTTCAAAAAAAATGCGGAAGCCGGTACGTTTAATTCAATTAGTAGGAAAATcagctgcacaggacaataactcCAAGTTTTcaagaatgctcggagcgtgcagattgagttcccgcggtaaaaacaCAAGCTCAGAATCCTCTATAGCGACCACTGTTGTAGTCTCTGTCAAATACAATGCTTCTGCAAGATGAGCTCGCATGTCCTGCCTTGTTGCAGCCATCCCTGCAAACGTCTGAACTAGGCGgccctttcatttcatttgttgtCATTATTCTGGCTTGCACATCAACCTTCTTTGTAAACTGGAAAACCCTGGCTATAAGCCAGTCAGGTGGTAAATATTCAGACACCAAGGACTCCTGAAAAAAATTTATCAGAAAATTAGCGACGCACTTTACATTAGGTGGACTCAAAACAATGAACCATGGACCAGTTGGCCCACGAGGCTCAAAAACTTTTGGCTATCATTTTGGTGAACATATCACGGCAAAAGGTTGTACACGTGCCTAACCCGTTCTGTGCCACATGCTAAGGTGAATGTTGGAGCAGTAGCGATTAAAGGATTAGACTTCAGCACGGCCTTTCACCGTGCTACATTCACCAACATGGCAAACAAAGATCCAGGGTCTCGtgccaggaaagaaaaaaaaaaagctctggcATTTCTTTCTAGCACGATGCTCTCCGTGGGCCATGTGTAGGCCTCCTAACTGATCAGAAGTGGAACATTATGCAACGCCTGGTTCACGAGCCGAGAAACTGGTTTGTGGTCCGTTGTCTGTAAAAAAAAGCATTAGGACTTTCACAGCGCTCTGTTTCGTCTCGGGTAACATTTTGAACACACCATAGTACGATACTAAATCAGCTGTGGCAGGCAAGCCACATATAAAGTCTAGATTGTAGTGTTCAAAACTGAATAAAAATTTGAAGTGTGTAATAATTGCTTGTGGACAAGCAATATAATGTGTCAACGACAATCTGATCAGTAGCTTTGTGCATGCTTCAAAGGTAGTTGCTGAGTTTGCTAGGTTTGTTTTGAATGAAGCAAGGATGCATTTGAAAAACATTTGGTATCTGGAGTGCATCTGTCTAATTATCTGACTCACTCACTCCACCTAGGTTTTAGCCAGCCCTAGCCATTTTCCTTCCACTGATAATGTGTTTGATGCTTCTGTCGGATGTCTCGTCCACTTCATCCTTcaagtttttgttgttgttagtggctatttgttagtaaaataacaatggaaggaaaagatgttgctagccacggcatctgccatcaaagGACCTGAGCTgtgactagcgggaataaaaagaCCGAGAGAACAGGGAAAGGGAAAGCAAtggggagcgatagtaagaaaggatagggggtaatatacactatgtatgAATAAAAGTTTTTCTTCAGTAACATTTTTTGTTCTCCTGGTTGCTGCAGAGTTGCTCaaactgaaaaattgaaaattggtttttgaggaaaggaaatggtgcaataaTTGTCTCCATCTTTGTcgcagacacctgaaccaggctgtgagggaagggagggtggttggagtgaaagaagagagaaaggtgccgtagtggaggactccgggaccacctggggattttaatgcgcactgacatcccacacTACACAGGGCGCCTCCATCGTTTttcgtttcacctccatcaaagcTCGGCCGCTATGGCCGGGTTCAAACCGGgaattccggctcagtagccaagtgccctaaccactgagccaccgcggcgggtactcgcACTGTGGTTCAtatgttctctggtttctttaaAGCCTTCGGTGGGTAGTGTCGGCAGAACTGTAGGCAAACAACTGACATAGCGCTCGCCATTGGAAGCCCAAGAATCCTGTTAAAGCGCACCGCTAGTCTGAGGCAGTGAAAGCATGCTGGGCACAAGATGCCCTCCAGAGCTCAAGTAATGTACATGCAATTTGCGACCACATCCGAGTGGCAGCGTTCAACTTAACCTAAGATTGAGAATAGCTAGCTCAGGTTTTACAGGACAGCAGCTTGAGCTTGTTGGTTCTCCTTTCAGAAGTTAACAGCGTAGAACGTTGGTGGGGTAAATAGGCACACACACAAGAACTCCTAAGATAACACTGCACCTGTTGCATCTTGGTCTCCTGTTGCCTTCTACATTCTGGGCTGTTAAGTTCAGCTTATATTGATTCCCGGAATGCCTCTGCTTTTAAAATTCAACACCCTTCCGTCAGTAAAACAACCTTGGCATCTGCAAATTTTCAGTTCTGCCCCCAACCAGGCATGTTCTTCTGTGCACTTGTATTGCCTACCCTTTCCTGCATCAAAAATATGTGATAAGGAGCATGGTACTAGGGCGCGATGTCCACACTGCtgactggggaaaaaaaaaaaatttatttgagATTTAGATCTTCTGGAAGGCGGCAATGTCGACAGACTGTACGTGGTCCTTGAAGTTCTCGATCTCCTCGATGAGCCAGTCAATGCTGACCTTTTCGTCCTCGACAACGCAGACAATCTGCAGCTTGTGGATGCCGTACGCCAGAGGCACCAGCTTGGATGTGCCCCAGACGTGGCCATCGCAGGTCACTGTGCGCACCAGTCGCTCAAGCTCCTTCATGTCCGTCTCGTCGTCCCAGGGCTTCACATCCAGCACTACGCTAGACTTGGCGATGACGCCAGGTTTCTTCGCCTTCTTTTCGGCGTACGCCTGCACGGCAAAGAGTAACATATCAGCACAAGCATTCCTGAATATTGGAGCAAGTTGCTTCATAGGTAATAAGGAAGTGCGCATTCACACCAGCAGCAGGGCTCGGCTCGCCACAAAAGAATTACTGCAGCTTATTTTGCAGTAGCCGGCTCAGAGTAGGGTCATCAAACGCTCGTAAACAGTGAACCTTGCGCGCTTTTACCGCGGCTTCACAGCTAATACTGGACATAAAGGACACCGCCATACTGTCAAAGGTGATCTGCTGATGCCAACTCGTGTGGCTTTCTCGGAAGAACCGACTGCGTGAATTTGATTTCATCGCTTCCCATTCGACATCTATGGCCAGCAGACTGTCTGCACCTAGCTTTTTGAACCGACGGCATATGAGTGGCTCGCGCATCGCTGACGCACCTTGACTCGCTCCTGGCGAGCCTTCTCGGCCTCTTCGTCGACCTCGTCGTCAGAGCCGAACAGGTccacgtcgtcgtcgtcggcggtgGCCTTAGCGGGCTCGCCCTTCTGGCCCGGGAAAGCGGACCGCTCGGATGCCGAGTAGGAGCCGATGTGCCGGTACCAGCGGGCAGCGTGCGGGAACTTTTCCGCCGAGGGGGCGCCGCTCAACGCGCTGTACGTGGTCGCGTCGGCCTGCGACGGCTGGTAgccctcgacgtaactgcggagcACTAGGTGCTCGTTCAGCTTGCTCACACCGGTGTCGGTTTTCAGGTCGCCGAATGCCATGATGAACGCGTCTTCCTGCTGGTCAGCCTAATCACCGACACGTTGTCCGCCTCAGCACGCCGAGGTAAAGAGAGATGCCCCGCTCCGAGCACAAGCTTGTTGCAACGTATtgcagggaagaaaaaaaaaacagttgtagGCGGCGCTGCATTCCTTAtaatccactacggtggtgccactggcaagagggtgggtagtaggttAGGTCgacaggcaacagcttttttggggggacccagagctcgaAGCAACCCGTgcagagaaggaagaattaagatcaaagggacaatggaaccataggggaagaaagagacgcaagcgccagggccaagttaattcagatataggtttcattaacatgcaaggtggcaggaatagactgaaatgggaggaaatagaagaacagttaaggcaggaggaattaatggtatatggtttagtggaaacgcatcttagagacatggagcaaccaccctgttacccagactacgcatgggaatattgcaatagaacagagggcagcagaaagggaggtggaattggggcattcattcataaaagtatgaattttcaaagggttagactgggatgcagggaacatttatggctaaaaggaacagtggcaggcaagcaaacactccttggctttgtatacctgtggacaggggttaatgccaaagaggaaaacaggaaaatgttagaatgtattgcaagcgacattgatgagctaggaggacagggcgagatatataattatattaggcgacatgaatgcacacatagaagacctaaATGGGTACATGGATTCGAcgggaagcatgctgcaggacatgtgtgacaggcatgatttagttgtttgcaacagcaccgagaagtgtggagggctcataacatgggaggcggggagtttgcactcgacgatagattatgcactaatgtcacataggatgtataatagattaggagTAATGAACATAGTCGAAGAtagttccagaagtctaggtagtgaccacaagcgtatcaagttgagcttcagaagaaaaagcaatgtaggaatGAAttgagatgaacaatcaggggggaatttttactcagaaaagcaattggaagcagcagccaaacaaatcgagaaagtaatttttgaggatagtgaaacagaatggacttataccaaattaactcgattactggagctagagctagctaaggtgcgagtaaagctaaaagggaaaagatacaaacccaagagttggtgggatgaggaggtcaagagggcaatagaaaagcgccaggaagcgtccagggaacacagatattccaagaagaggggggaaccaaaacccgaagtagacagaaaatgggataccttcataaagtgtagaagggacgcatcctatttgattaatgagaaaattagaagaaagggtgcccaatggatgtcaaaagtaaataaaaaggatagaaaagcagcccaaaaattctggaaaaatctaaatgcaatgagtaataagactaggctagaacaaaggtttattgttacagatcagggtattcgactagaaggggatgaagcaataaaacacataggaacaaggatgacggaaaaatttacagcaaagcacgtggtacataatttatcgaaggaggatagaccggttacagcaatagcttcacttgagcaaggagagtgggaaaggacagagaagaaggttcctagtggcacatcaacaggaccagatggtatcccgattatgttgataaagaagctaggaccaaaatccaagaaaacattaatacaggtagtgaacaaaacgatagtggatgagaaagtccgcgatgaatggcgattaactagaatgaacatgatatataagggaaagggggacaaagtagacgtaagtaactatcgt
This DNA window, taken from Amblyomma americanum isolate KBUSLIRL-KWMA unplaced genomic scaffold, ASM5285725v1 scaffold_30, whole genome shotgun sequence, encodes the following:
- the LOC144112031 gene encoding elongation factor 1-beta-like, producing MAFGDLKTDTGVSKLNEHLVLRSYVEGYQPSQADATTYSALSGAPSAEKFPHAARWYRHIGSYSASERSAFPGQKGEPAKATADDDDVDLFGSDDEVDEEAEKARQERVKAYAEKKAKKPGVIAKSSVVLDVKPWDDETDMKELERLVRTVTCDGHVWGTSKLVPLAYGIHKLQIVCVVEDEKVSIDWLIEEIENFKDHVQSVDIAAFQKI